The nucleotide sequence GCCGCCTTTGGTCAAGAACGCACGGCCCTTGTCCAGTTCTTCCAGAGCTTCTTTCAGGCTGCCGCACACCTGCGGGATCAGCTTGCCTTCTTCCGGCGGCAGGTCGTACAGGTTCTTGTCCGCTGCATCGCCAGGGTGGATTTTGTTCTGGATACCGTCCAGGCCGGCCATCAGCAGAGCTGCGAAGGCCAGGTACGGGTTGGCAGCTGGGTCCGGGAAGCGCGCTTCGATACGGCGGGCTTTCGGGCTGGAGACGTACGGGATACGGATCGAGGCGGAACGGTTGCGAGCCGAGTAGGCCAGCATGACCGGAGCTTCGAAGCCCGGAACCAGACGCTTGTAGGAGTTGGTCGCCGGGTTGGTGAAGCCGTTCAGGGCCTTACCGTGCTTGATGATGCCGCCGATGAAGTACAGGGCGGTGTCGGACAGGCCGGCATAGCCTTCGCCAGCGAAGGTGTTCTTGCCATCTTTGGCGATCGACAGGTGTACGTGCATACCCGAGCCATTGTCGCCATACAGCGGCTTCGGCATGAAGGTAGCGGTTTTGCCGTACGCGTCGGCAACGTTGTGCACGCAGTACTTCAGGGTCTGAACTTCGTCAGCCTTGGCGACCAGGGTGTTGAACTTCACGCCAATTTCGTTCTGACCGGCAGTCGCCACTTCGTGGTGGTGAACTTCGATGATCAGGCCCATTTCTTCCATGGCATTACACATGGAGGTACGGATTTCGTGGTCGTGGTCGCACGGCGGAACCGGGAAGTAACCACCTTTGACGGCCGGGCGGTGGCCCTTGTTGCCGCCTTCGACGTCCTGGTCGGTCATCCACGAGCCTTGCTCGGAGATGATCTTGAACATCGAGCCGGAGATGTCGGATTTGAATTTGACTTGGTCGAAGATGAAGAACTCTGGCTCCGGACCAACGAATACGGTGTCACCGATACCGGTGGTTTTCAGGTATTCCTCGGCGCGCTTGGCGATGGAGCGCGGGTCACGGTCGTAGCCTTGCATGGTGCTCGGCTCGATGATGTCGCAGACCAGAATCAGGGTCGGCTCTTCGGTGAACGGGTCCAGAACGGCAGTTTCGTCAACCGGCAGCAGGATCATGTCGGAGGCTTCGATGCCTTTCCAGCCATGAATGGACGAGCCGTCGAACATCTTGCCGACTTCGAAGAATTCGTCGTCCAGCGCGTCGCGTGCCGGCATGGTCACGTGATGCTGTTTGCCTTTGGTGTCGGTGAAGCGCAGGTCAACCCACTTCACGTCGTGTTCTTTGATTAGTTGAAGCGCCTTCGACATGCTGTCCTCCAGGTGGAAAGGGGCTGTACGTAATGAGCCCTACAAATACTTGTGAAACCAGGCGGCATGTTCCGCCTCAGTAGCCTGCCTCACAAGAGAGCAAATAGTATGCCAGTGCTCTAGTTTGGGTGGAACGCCTGGAGTGTAGGAATGACGGGGCCTGTGGGGCTGATTTAGACGAAATGACGCACCGTTTTGATGCGTATGGTTTTCCGTGTGTTCCAACTCGGTGCGTTAGATCATCGCTTGTGCAAAGTTGATTAAACCTTGAGCAATTTCCGCTATAATCCGCGCCCCTGTTTTTCGGCCTCGCTTACGCGCGTTGTTTTCATGAAACTGATCGTCAAAGTCTTCCCAGAAATCACCATCAAAAGCCGCCCGGTGCGTAAGCACTTCATCCGGCAGCTGGCGAAGAACATCCGCACGGTGTTGCGCGACCTCGACCCGCAGTTGGTGGTCAGTGGCGCCTGGGACAACCTCGAAGTGCATAGCTCCTTGAGCGAGCCGAAAGTGCTGCGCGAGATGATCGAACGGCTGAAATGCACGCCAGGTATCGGTCAGTTCCTCGAAGTGCACGAATATCCGCTGGGCGATTTCGACGACATCGTCGAGAAGTGCAAGCAGCATTACGGCGATCAGCTGCCCGGGAAAAATTTCGTGGTGCGCTGCAAGCGTGCCGGCAAGCACGACTTCACCTCCATCGAGGTGGAGCGTTATGTCGGCAGCCAGCTGCGCCAGCAATGCGACGCCGCCGGCATTTCGCTGAAGCAGCCGGACGTCGTGGTGCGTATGGAAATCCGCGACCAGCGTCTGTTCGTCGTGCATAAACAGCACAACTGCATCGGCGGTTATCCGCTGGGCACTATCGAGCATTGTCTGGTGCTGATGTCTGGTGGTTTCGACTCCACCGTGGCGGCTTATCAAATGATGCGTCGCGGCCTGGTCAGCCATTTCTGCTTCTTTAATCTAGGCGGCCGCGCCCATGAGCTGGGGGTGATGGAGGTCGCCCACTACCTGTGGGACAAGTACGGCCGTTCCCAGCGCGTACTGTTCGTGTCGGTGCCGTTCGAGGAAGTGGTCGGCGAGATTCTCGGCAAGGTCGACAACAGCCACATGGGCGTGATCCTCAAACGCATGATGCTGCGCGCCGCCACCGACATTGCCGATCGTTTGAAAATCGATGCGCTGGTCACCGGCGAGGCGATTTCCCAGGTTTCCAGCCAGACCCTGCCGAACCTGGCGGTGATTGACGCGGCCACCGAGAAGTTGGTGATGCGCCCGCTGATCGCCGCCCACAAGCAAGACATCATCGATACCGCTTACGAGATCGGCACCGCCGAATTCGCCAAGCACATGCCGGAATATTGCGGCGTCATCTCGGTCAATCCGACCACTCGGGCCAAGCGCGATCGCGTCGAATACGAGGAACGTCAGTTCGATATGGCGGTCCTCGAGCGGGCGCTGGAGCGCGCGCGGCTGGTGGCAATCGACCGAGTGATCGACGAGCTGGGCGAAGACGTGCAGGTCGAGGAGCTGGCCGAGGCGCTGCCGGGGCAGATCATTCTCGACATCCGCCACCCGGATGCCGCCGAAGATGAACCGCTGGAGCTGTCGGGCATCGAAGTACAGGCACTGCCGTTCTTCGCCCTCAACAGCCGCTTCAAGAACCTGGATGACACCCGCCAGTACCTGCTGTATTGCGACAAGGGTGTGATGAGTCGCCTGCATGCCCATCATTTGCTCAGCGAGGGGCATACCAATGTGCGTGTTTATCGTCCGGCTTAAACAGCCTGGGCTGTTTGGCGGCAGTATCCGCCATCGCCCCCCCGACCCGAACTGAACAATCACTGCATTGCTTTTCATATTGGCCGCCCAGAATCGCGGCACCTGAATCCCTAATCGAGACGACATCGTGATCGAAAATCTACGCAACATCGCCATCATCGCCCACGTCGACCATGGCAAAACCACCCTGGTTGACAAGCTGCTGCGCCTGTCCGGCACCCTGGACCGTAAAGAGCTGGAATCCGAGCGCGTGATGGACAGCAACGACCAGGAAAAAGAGCGTGGCATCACCATCCTGGCCAAAAACACCGCCCTGAAATGGAACGGCTACGACATCAACATCGTCGACACCCCCGGCCACGCCGACTTCGGCGGTGAAGTTGAGCGCGTGATGTCGATGGTCGACTCCGTGCTGCTGGTGGTCGATGCCCAAGACGGCCCGATGCCGCAGACCCGTTTCGTGACCCAGAAGGCGTTCAAGGCCGGCCTGCGTCCGATCGTGGTGATCAACAAGATCGACCGTCCGGGCGCGCGTCCGGACTGGGTTGTCGACCAGATCTTCGACCTGTTCGACAACCTCGGTGCCACCGAAGAGCAACTGGACTTCCCGATCGTCTACGCCAGCGCCCTGAACGGCATTGCCGGCCTCGACCACGAGAACATGGACGAGCACATGGATGCTCTGTTCCAGGCCATCGTCGACCACGTGCCGACCCCGGCTGTCGACATCGACGGTCCGTTCCAGATGCAGATCTCCCAGCTGGACTACAACAGCTTCCTCGGCGTCATCGGTATCGGCCGTATCGCTCGCGGCAAGGTCAAAACCAATACCCCAGTGGTCGCCATCGGCGCCGACGGCAAGAAGCGTCAGGGCCGCATCCTGAAGATCATGGGTCACTCGGGTCTGCATCGCGTTGAAGTGGGCGAAGCCCAGGCTGGCGACATCGTCTGCGTCAGTGGCATGGACGAGCTGTACATCTCCGACACCCTGTGCGACATGAACAATGTCGAAGCCCTGCCGCCGCTGTCCGTCGACGAGCCGACCGTTTCCATGACCTTCCAGGTCAACGACTCGCCGTTCTGCGGTAAAGAAGGCAAGTTCGTTACCAGCCGCAACATCAAGGAGCGCCTGGAAAAAGAACTGCTGCACAACGTTGCCCTGCGCGTTCAGGAAGGCGATTCGGCAGACAAGTTCAAGGTCTCCGGCCGTGGTGAATTGCACCTCTCGGTACTGATCGAAACCATGCGCCGCGAAGGCTTCGAGATGGCTGTCGGCCGTCCGGAAGTGGTGATCAAGGAAGTCGACGGCGAGAAGCAAGAGCCGTACGAAAACGTCATCATCGACGTCGAAGAGCAGCACCAGGGCTCGCTGATGGAGCAGATGGGTCTGCGCAAGGGCGATCTGACCAACATGGTTCCGGATGGCAAAGGCCGTATCCGCCTGGAGTACACCATTCCGGCCCGTGGCCTGATCGGTTTCCGTAACGCCTTCCTGACCATGACCTCGGGCAGCGGCATCCTGACCTCGACCTTCAGCCACTACGGTTCGATCAAGTCGGGTGAAGTCGGCCACCGCCAGAACGGCGTACTGGTCTCGATGGCTACCGGCAAGGCGCTGACCTATTCGCTGGAAACCCTGCAGGATCGCGGCAAGCTGTTCCTCGAGCCGGGCCAGGACATCTACGAAGGCCAGTTGGCGGGTATCCACAGCCGCGACAACGACCTGGTGATCAACCCCACCAAAGGCAAGAAGCTTGACAACATGCGGGCTTCCGGCAAAGACGAAACCATCGCTCTGGTTCCGCCGATCAAGTTCACCCTTGAGCAGGCGCTGGAATTCATCGATGACGACGAACTGGTCGAAGTGACGCCGAAGTCGATCCGTCTGCGCAAGAAAGTGCTCAACGAGAACGAGCGTAAGCGCGCCAGCAAGAACTGATTGCTAACCGCTTGAAACAACGCCCCCGTCAGCTCTGCTGGCGGGGGCGTTGTTGTTTGTCAGGGCAGGACTGCGGTTGTCGCCATGGGGGCTGTGTTGTCATGCGGGTACGTCGCTCTGCCAGGCGTCTGGCGTTAAGCCGCGGACGATCCTTTCGGGCGTTGTGGCTTTTGCCGCCCTACGCTATGCGGCCTCAGTGTCCCCAACGCCCCGGTGCGTAGGAAAACACCGGCAGCGACCAGCCGAAGCGGATCGCCGAGAGGCGCAGCAGCAGGCCAGCGCTGAAGGAGGCGAGCAGGTTGATGTCGTGGTCGACGCCGCGCTCGCGCAGCGCCAGATAGAGCAGGGCGATCAGCAGCGACACGCTGGCGTACAGCTCGTGGCGCAGCACCTGCGGGGTGCGGTTGCAGAGGATGTCGCGGAGGATGCCACCGAAGATGCCGGTGATCAGTCCGGCCATCACCACTACCGGTTGGCTGTAGTTCAGCTCCAGGGCGACGTTGCAGCCAATCACCGTGAAGGCGATCAGGCCCACGGCGTCGAGTACCAGGAACAGCTGGCGCAGGTGGTGCATGAAGCGCGCGAGCAGCATGGCGCAGAGGCCGGCGCCGATGGTCACGTAGATGTACTGTGGGTGTTGGGTCCAGCCGACCGGATAGTGGCCGAGCAGAATGTCGCGCACGGTGCCGCCGCCGAGGGCGGTGAGGAAGGCGATCAGCGAGACGCCGAACAGGTCCATGTTGCGCCGCCCAGCGGCGAGCGCGCCGGACATGGCTTCGGCGCTGATGGCGATCAGATAGATATAGGTGAGCACACAGAGATCCCTGCGTTGTGCGCCCTCCCCCTGTCCTTGGTACCTGAGAGTTTACGCGGCGACCGGCCGCTTGCCCCTTCGGTGGGCCGCTCGCGGGCGGCCGCTCTCCAGTTGGCGATGATGTGAAGCCGCAGTAGGTTGGCCTGAGCGATTATGGGAGTTTGCGCCTTCGGCGGAGATGGCGGGCATCTCGCTCTCCTGCGGGGAGCGGAGTATACCGCACGGCGGCGGTGGGCTTGACGAGGTTTTTATGCCCGGCCCGCCAAGCCCTGAGCGAGCCTAGCGTCGGGCCGGCTCAGCCTTGGGCTTGAATGCGCAGTAGCCCGGCCGCGGGCCGATTTTCGGGTGATTGCGGCAGGTCTCCGGGCGCAAGTCGTAGATCGTACACAGGCGGCTCTTGCGATCCAGATACAGGCAGTCGTTGTTGCCCATGCGCACTAGCGTGTAGATCCCGGTTTTCTGGCTGAAGCGCTCGACGATGCCTTCTTTCATCAAGCGTTTGGCGATGTTCTTGGCCGGCTCGCTACGCTCGAACTCCTGAACCAGACCAATCCGCAGCAGATCGTTGAACTTCACTTCTACCGGCATGGTGCAGCAGGTGGAGTGGCAGCTGCTGCACATGGTTTTTTCGTATTTGATCCAGGTTTCGGTGCGATCGAGTTCGGCACCGATGATCAACAGGTTGTTCATGGAATCCACGGCTGGAGGCGAATTGCGGGCGCGCATGATAGCGGCGTTGGCGAAATTGTGAACAATTTTCCGCCGAACCGCCGGCCGATACACATAAGTACTGACGAGGCATTCGCGCCTTTTTGGTGTCACCCGAATGGTTGGCGCCCGCTGGCTTCCCGGCTAAAGTCGTACTGGCGTCCCAATCCAATAACAAACATAAGGATTCGCATGATGAAACGGACTCTGCGCGCGTTGGCGCCAGCCTGCCTGCTGACAATTATTTCCCCTGCGTTGTACGCCTCGCCCTACAGCTCATTGATCGTCTTTGGCGACAGCCTTAGCGATGCCGGGCAGTTTGCCGATTCGGGCGGCCCGGCCAACGCCACCCTACGCTTTACCAACCGGGTCGGGCCAACCTATCTGCCGGGACGTGGCGAGGTGACCAGTACGACCACGCCGATGCGTCTTGGGGCGCTGCTCGGTGTGGACGGGCTGGGGCCATCCACTTCAGCGGTGCTCGCCCGCCAGGGCCTGGCCGACGGCAACAACTGGGCGGTGGGCGGCTATCGCACCGACCAGATTTTCGCCTCGATCACCCAGCCGGGGGGCTCGGCTACCGGTTTTCGAACCCGCGATGGCTATCTGGTCGACCTCGCCAATCGCGGCCTGAGCCTGGATCGCAACGCATTGTTCTATGTGAACGGCGGTGGCAACGATTTTCTCCAAGGACGGGTCTTGAATACGGTCCAGGCGCAAGCCGCCGGGAACCGCCTCGCCGATAGCGTGCAGGCGTTGCAGGCGGCCGGCGCGCGTTACTTCGTGGTGTCGATGATGGGCAGTGTGGGCAATACCCCGGCGCTCTTTGGAACCCCGGCTGCGGGATTGCTCACCGGGTTGGTGAATGATCTGAATACTCAGCTGATCGGCCGCTTGAAGCAGATCGATGCGCAAATCATTCCGCTGAACGTGCCGGCGTTGTTCGGCGAAGTTCTCCAGAACCCCGCTGCTTATGGCTTCGATGCGACGCAGAATCTGCGTGGCACCTGCTTCAGTGGCTGTGCCAGGGTCAACCCGACCTGGGGCATCACCAGTGCTACGCCGAACCCGGACCGCTTGCTGTTCAACGACAGCGTGCACCCGACCACCGCGGTGCAGCAGATCTTCGCGGACTACACCTATTCACTGCTGTCCGCGCCCTGGGAGCTGACCCTGCTGCCGGAAATGGCGCACGGCACCCTGCGCGCCCATCAGGATCAACTGCGCGCGCAATGGCAGGCCGACTGGGAGGCATGGCAAGCGGTCGGAGAGTGGCGGGCCTTCGTCAATGGCGGCGGCCAGCACCTCGATTTCGACGGTCAGGACGCCGGCGCCAGCGGTGATGGGACCGGCTACAACCTCAACCTCGGCGGCAGCTATCGACTCGACGATGCCTGGCGGGTTGGCGTGGCGGCGGGTTTGTATGGGCAGGAGCTGGAAGCCGGGCAAGCCGACTCCGACTACAACCTGCGCAGCTATCTAGGCACCGTCTTCGCCCAGTACCAGCAGAATCGCTGGTGGGGCGAGCTGGCCTTGACCGGCGGCTACCTGGACTACGACGACCTGAAGCGCAAATTCGCCTTGGGCATCACCACCCGCAGCGAAAAGGGTGACACCGACGGCTATCTCTGGGCGCTCGGCGGGCGTGCCGGTTACGACATCGCCCAGCCGGGCAGCGACTGGCATCTGAGTCCGTTCATCAGCGCCGACTATGCGCGAGTGGAGGTCGACGGTTATGCGGAGAATGGCGCTACGTCGACGTCGCTGCGCTTCGATGATCAGAAGCGCACCTCCAAGCGCTTGGGCGTTGGTCTGCAGGGCCGTCTGCAAGTGACACCGGCGACCGCGCTGTTCGCCGAAGTGGCGCAAGAGCGGGAGTTCGAGGATGACCCTAGCGATCTGCGCATGTCGCTGAACAGCCTCGATAGCCTCGACTTCACCCTGCAGGGCTATACCCCGGACGATCAACTGCAGCGCGCCAGCATCGGCTTCAATCAGCAGCTCACCGCGGAGTTGGCGCTGCGCGGCGGCTACACCTTCGGCAAGACTGACGATGACGAGCTGCAGGCGGTGAGCGTGGGGCTGTCGTTGGATTTCTGAACGCGCTCCCAAACGCACCACTCGGACGAGTGTCGAGGCCCTAAGCTTCGGCGCTCGTTTTGCGTTATTGGGCTCCAGTTCTTGAAACTTGCGGGATTCCTCCACCAAGCGACCGAACGGCAGTGCCGCAACACCTAAGAGCTTGTCTCGGATCTGCTGCGCGTCGGAAACACTGCGTTGAAAACGGCTTCGGAATGCTCATTTACAACTTGTAAACTCCGCTTCCTCAGCCGTTTTCGCCTTGTTTTTCTCTAGCTCGCGAGATCCGAAACAGGTTCTGAGTCCGGGCACCCGTCTGCGCGTGGTTGAGGTATCCGTTCCGGGGTGGAAACGTTAGGCTTACCGGCAGTGTTGTTGCTCGATGGTGGGCCTGTAGCCACGATGGCGCTGAGTTGCATGCGCCATGCTGCAAGGCCGCGTATGGGTCGAGCATTCTCCTTACTCCCCAGCCGAGGTCAGGAAGACTTTGCGTAACCCTCTCCGTGTTGTGGTGGCTTGGGAGTACCTGTCGTGCTGAGCGCTTGCGTCGACTCCAGCTGGATGTTGAGTTTTCCGGTATTCGTCACGGGCTTGCTGTGCCTCGGCATCATGCTGTTGGGCTACTGGGTGTTGCATCAGCGCGGTTTTCCGGGGCGCGACAGTTTTGTGCTGCTGCACGTCGCGAGCGTGTGGTGGTTGCTGGCGGCGGGCGCCGAAATGGCCAGCCAGG is from Pseudomonas sp. LS44 and encodes:
- a CDS encoding trimeric intracellular cation channel family protein, whose product is MSGALAAGRRNMDLFGVSLIAFLTALGGGTVRDILLGHYPVGWTQHPQYIYVTIGAGLCAMLLARFMHHLRQLFLVLDAVGLIAFTVIGCNVALELNYSQPVVVMAGLITGIFGGILRDILCNRTPQVLRHELYASVSLLIALLYLALRERGVDHDINLLASFSAGLLLRLSAIRFGWSLPVFSYAPGRWGH
- the typA gene encoding translational GTPase TypA, whose product is MIENLRNIAIIAHVDHGKTTLVDKLLRLSGTLDRKELESERVMDSNDQEKERGITILAKNTALKWNGYDINIVDTPGHADFGGEVERVMSMVDSVLLVVDAQDGPMPQTRFVTQKAFKAGLRPIVVINKIDRPGARPDWVVDQIFDLFDNLGATEEQLDFPIVYASALNGIAGLDHENMDEHMDALFQAIVDHVPTPAVDIDGPFQMQISQLDYNSFLGVIGIGRIARGKVKTNTPVVAIGADGKKRQGRILKIMGHSGLHRVEVGEAQAGDIVCVSGMDELYISDTLCDMNNVEALPPLSVDEPTVSMTFQVNDSPFCGKEGKFVTSRNIKERLEKELLHNVALRVQEGDSADKFKVSGRGELHLSVLIETMRREGFEMAVGRPEVVIKEVDGEKQEPYENVIIDVEEQHQGSLMEQMGLRKGDLTNMVPDGKGRIRLEYTIPARGLIGFRNAFLTMTSGSGILTSTFSHYGSIKSGEVGHRQNGVLVSMATGKALTYSLETLQDRGKLFLEPGQDIYEGQLAGIHSRDNDLVINPTKGKKLDNMRASGKDETIALVPPIKFTLEQALEFIDDDELVEVTPKSIRLRKKVLNENERKRASKN
- a CDS encoding YkgJ family cysteine cluster protein, yielding MNNLLIIGAELDRTETWIKYEKTMCSSCHSTCCTMPVEVKFNDLLRIGLVQEFERSEPAKNIAKRLMKEGIVERFSQKTGIYTLVRMGNNDCLYLDRKSRLCTIYDLRPETCRNHPKIGPRPGYCAFKPKAEPARR
- the thiI gene encoding tRNA uracil 4-sulfurtransferase ThiI, coding for MKLIVKVFPEITIKSRPVRKHFIRQLAKNIRTVLRDLDPQLVVSGAWDNLEVHSSLSEPKVLREMIERLKCTPGIGQFLEVHEYPLGDFDDIVEKCKQHYGDQLPGKNFVVRCKRAGKHDFTSIEVERYVGSQLRQQCDAAGISLKQPDVVVRMEIRDQRLFVVHKQHNCIGGYPLGTIEHCLVLMSGGFDSTVAAYQMMRRGLVSHFCFFNLGGRAHELGVMEVAHYLWDKYGRSQRVLFVSVPFEEVVGEILGKVDNSHMGVILKRMMLRAATDIADRLKIDALVTGEAISQVSSQTLPNLAVIDAATEKLVMRPLIAAHKQDIIDTAYEIGTAEFAKHMPEYCGVISVNPTTRAKRDRVEYEERQFDMAVLERALERARLVAIDRVIDELGEDVQVEELAEALPGQIILDIRHPDAAEDEPLELSGIEVQALPFFALNSRFKNLDDTRQYLLYCDKGVMSRLHAHHLLSEGHTNVRVYRPA
- the estP gene encoding esterase EstP, whose protein sequence is MMKRTLRALAPACLLTIISPALYASPYSSLIVFGDSLSDAGQFADSGGPANATLRFTNRVGPTYLPGRGEVTSTTTPMRLGALLGVDGLGPSTSAVLARQGLADGNNWAVGGYRTDQIFASITQPGGSATGFRTRDGYLVDLANRGLSLDRNALFYVNGGGNDFLQGRVLNTVQAQAAGNRLADSVQALQAAGARYFVVSMMGSVGNTPALFGTPAAGLLTGLVNDLNTQLIGRLKQIDAQIIPLNVPALFGEVLQNPAAYGFDATQNLRGTCFSGCARVNPTWGITSATPNPDRLLFNDSVHPTTAVQQIFADYTYSLLSAPWELTLLPEMAHGTLRAHQDQLRAQWQADWEAWQAVGEWRAFVNGGGQHLDFDGQDAGASGDGTGYNLNLGGSYRLDDAWRVGVAAGLYGQELEAGQADSDYNLRSYLGTVFAQYQQNRWWGELALTGGYLDYDDLKRKFALGITTRSEKGDTDGYLWALGGRAGYDIAQPGSDWHLSPFISADYARVEVDGYAENGATSTSLRFDDQKRTSKRLGVGLQGRLQVTPATALFAEVAQEREFEDDPSDLRMSLNSLDSLDFTLQGYTPDDQLQRASIGFNQQLTAELALRGGYTFGKTDDDELQAVSVGLSLDF
- the glnA gene encoding glutamate--ammonia ligase; its protein translation is MSKALQLIKEHDVKWVDLRFTDTKGKQHHVTMPARDALDDEFFEVGKMFDGSSIHGWKGIEASDMILLPVDETAVLDPFTEEPTLILVCDIIEPSTMQGYDRDPRSIAKRAEEYLKTTGIGDTVFVGPEPEFFIFDQVKFKSDISGSMFKIISEQGSWMTDQDVEGGNKGHRPAVKGGYFPVPPCDHDHEIRTSMCNAMEEMGLIIEVHHHEVATAGQNEIGVKFNTLVAKADEVQTLKYCVHNVADAYGKTATFMPKPLYGDNGSGMHVHLSIAKDGKNTFAGEGYAGLSDTALYFIGGIIKHGKALNGFTNPATNSYKRLVPGFEAPVMLAYSARNRSASIRIPYVSSPKARRIEARFPDPAANPYLAFAALLMAGLDGIQNKIHPGDAADKNLYDLPPEEGKLIPQVCGSLKEALEELDKGRAFLTKGGVFSDDFIDAYIELKSEEEIKVRTFVHPLEYDLYYSV